GGTCTTCAAAGTTAGTCACTTTTATATTAAAACTATCAAGATATTCAGATAAAATTTGTGCAAATTCTGGATCGTCTTCTATCATTAAAACGTTAATCATAAATCATCCTTTTCATTGAAAAATAGTAGAGATTATACGGCAAAAATGTAAATTCTTTTTTAAATTTAAACTTTTTTGGATAAAATCTCACATTTAAAATAAGCTTAATAAACAAGGAAAAATGTGGAGTTTGATTATTACGAGATCCTTGAAATTTCAAGAAATGCAAGTGGCGACGAGATAAAAAAAGCCTTTAGAAAGCTCGCTTTAAAATACCATCCAGACAGAAACGCTGGCGACAAAGAGGCTGAGCAGAAATTTAAACAGATCAACGAAGCCTATCAGGTCTTAAGCGATGAGCAAAAGCGCTCAATATATGACAGATACGGCAAAGAAGGGCTTGAGGGTAGATTTGGCAGTGGCGGTGGCTTTAGCGCTGATTTTGACCTTTCAGACATTTTTGACTCGTTTTTTGGTGGCGGTTTTGGCGGTGGCTCTAGACAGAGAAAAAGACGAAGCGAAAAATACTCAGCAGATCTTGAAATTCCTATAAATTTAGAGTTTAATGAAGCTGTTTTTGGCTGCGAAAAAGAGATCAAATTTGATCAAAAAGTGCCTTGCCCAACATGCAACGCAACAGGCAGTAAAGATGGCAAAAACAAAACTTGCCAGCACTGCGGCGGAAGCGGCAGGATCACACGTGGAAATGGCTTTATGAATATCGTCCAAGAATGTCCATATTGTCACGGAAGTGGTGAAGTAATAAGTGAGCCTTGCCCTGATTGTAACACAAAAGCTTACAAAACCCAACAACAAACTGTAAAGATTACCATCCCTGAAGGCGTTGATAGCGGCATGAGAATGAGAGTAGCTGGCAAAGGCAATATCGGTACGAACGGCGTTCAAGGCGATCTTTATGTAAGCATAAACGTAAAAGAAGATAAGCATTTCATTCGCCACAACGACGATGTTTATCTAGAAATTCCTGTCTTTTTCACGCAAGCTATACTTGGCGAAAGCATAAAAATTCCAACTCTTCGAGGAGAAACTGAGCTAAAACTACCTGTTGGAGCAAAGGATAAGCAGCAATTTATCTTTGAAAATGAAGGTATTAAAAGCGTAAATTCGCGTAAAAAAGGTAGGCTTGTAGCGCAAATTTCTATTCAAACGCCTGAAAAACTAAGCGATGAGCAAAAAGAGCTTTTAAATAAGCTTCAATCTAGCTTTGGTATAGAATCAGGCAAATCAAATACCGATGAAAGCGTCTTTGATAAGATAAAAAGCTGGTTTAAAGGCGATGAGCCAAAAGGCAAAAAGAAAAAATAAATTTAGATTTGTGACGTCAAATTTAACGTCACAAATTCTTTCAAAATAAATTTTATATATCCTAATTTTTACAAATAAATTTCACACAAATTTTAAAATTTCATGAGTGAGTAATTTCGGCTATAAAATTTGAGCTAAGCAAAAAGCAAAGACAAATCTTAGCAGTCAATTCTTACGAGCAAGCAAAATTTTAAAATTTGCAAGAGAGTATAAATTTACTCAGTTGCAAGCTCCAAATAATAATCAAGCTGATCGCGTCTGATGATACGTATAAGGTTTGTGCTACCCTCAACGCCCGTAGGGTGACCGGCTGTGACAAGATAGGTCTTGTCGTGTTCAACATATCCCTCTTCATACGCCTTTTTCATGACATTTGCTAAAAGTGAGCTAAGCTTTGTTTTTTCTAATACAAGCGCTGGTGTAACACCCCAAGCAAGGGTAAGCATATGTGCTGTTTGCTCATCGTGAGCGGCTGCGATGATATCGATATTTGTGCGGTTTCTAGCTAATTTTATAGCCGATTTTCCTGAGCCAGTGATTGAGATTAAAGCATCTGCTTTTATGCGAACAGCAAGAGATGCGGCACTACTTGCCACCATATCAGTCTCGTCAAAAAAGTCAAACTCATCAAATTTATTATATGGATAGATGCTTTGAGTTTGGATGATCGTTTTACTCATCGCCTCAACGACCGCGACTGGGTTTTTACCGATCGCACTCTCTTCACTTAGCATAACAGCATCAGTGCCATCTAATACAGCATTTGCTACGTCGCTGATCTCCGCTCTTGTGGCAGTCTCATGCTCTGCCATGCTTAGCATCATCTGGGTTGCTGTGATGACTGGCTTGCTTGCTGCATTTGCTTTTTTGATGATGAGCTTTTGGATAGTTGGAACCTTATAAAATGGCACTTCTATGCCAAGATCGCCACGAGCTACCATGATACCATCACTCTTTGCGATGATATCGTCTATATTTTCAACCGCGTCAAATTTCTCGATCTTAGATAAAACGGCAGCTCTTGAGCCAAATTCTTTTAAGATATTTTTTGCCTTTATTACGTCATTTGCATCTTGCACGAAGCTAATGGCGACAAAATTTACGCCATGCTTTGCGCCAAATTTCATATCTTCTTTATCTTTTGGTGTGATGATCTCGATACCAAGGGCTGTATTTGGGAAATTTACGCCTTTGTTTGAGTTTAAAATTCCATCATTTTCAATGATAGTTTTTACTATTTCTTTACCTTCGCTGACAACCTTTGCTCTTATAGAGCCGTCATAGAGATAGACATACTCGCCAACCTTTAGCATAGGCAAAATTTGAGGCTGGTTTAGGCTTACTTTATAAATTCCTTTTCCCACTTTTTCACCAATAATCTCATCAGCATGGATACTAAGTTCATCACCAGCCTTTAGATAAAATGGCTCACTAAGCTTGCCAACTCTGATCTTTGGCCCACAAATATCTTGTAAAATGCCTATTCTTTTATTTAGCTTTTTTTCGATATTTCTTATCTTGTCAATGTTTGATTTATGGTATTCGTGTGTCCCATGGCTAAAATTTAAACGAAAGACATTAACACCCGCTTTTACCATCGCCTCCATTGTCTCTTCATTATCACTTGCTGGCCCCAAAGTAGCTACGATTTTCGTCTTTTTTATCATTTTATGCCCCATAAATTTGATTTTTGCGATTATAACACATTTTAATAATGTAATTTTTTGTATAATAGGCAAAATTTTAAAGGAGAAGATATGAATAAATTTTTATTAGCGTCTCTTGGTCTAGCAGCTGTTGCTTGCGTTGCTATGGGAGATGATAAAGTTTATAAGCTAAAGCTTGCTAGCTCATGGGAGAGCACTATGCCAGTGCTTGGCGATGTACCAAAAGAGCTAAAGGACAAAGTTGAAAAGATGAGTAATGGCAGACTTGAGCTAAGGATTGATTATCCATCAAAGCATAAATCGCCTTTTGCGATGCTTGATTTTGCTAAAAGCGGTCAATACGACATTACCTACACAAGTAGCTATTATTATAAAGGCAAAGATGCTAAAACTATATTTTTTACAGCAACTCCATTTATGATGAATACTGATGAGCAAACAGCTTGGTATGAATTTGGCGGTGGTAAGGAGCTTGAGGCAAAAGTTTACGATCCATACAATATCAAAATTTTTAGAGCTGGAAATACCGGCATGCAAATGGGTGGCTGGTTTAAAAAAGAGATAAAATCATTAGATGATATCAAAGGCTTAAAGATAAGAATTCCGGGCTTTGGTGGTGAAATTTACGCTAAACTTGGCGCTAACATCAATACTATCCCAACTGGTGAGCTT
This genomic interval from Campylobacter concisus contains the following:
- the pyk gene encoding pyruvate kinase; translated protein: MIKKTKIVATLGPASDNEETMEAMVKAGVNVFRLNFSHGTHEYHKSNIDKIRNIEKKLNKRIGILQDICGPKIRVGKLSEPFYLKAGDELSIHADEIIGEKVGKGIYKVSLNQPQILPMLKVGEYVYLYDGSIRAKVVSEGKEIVKTIIENDGILNSNKGVNFPNTALGIEIITPKDKEDMKFGAKHGVNFVAISFVQDANDVIKAKNILKEFGSRAAVLSKIEKFDAVENIDDIIAKSDGIMVARGDLGIEVPFYKVPTIQKLIIKKANAASKPVITATQMMLSMAEHETATRAEISDVANAVLDGTDAVMLSEESAIGKNPVAVVEAMSKTIIQTQSIYPYNKFDEFDFFDETDMVASSAASLAVRIKADALISITGSGKSAIKLARNRTNIDIIAAAHDEQTAHMLTLAWGVTPALVLEKTKLSSLLANVMKKAYEEGYVEHDKTYLVTAGHPTGVEGSTNLIRIIRRDQLDYYLELATE
- a CDS encoding TRAP transporter substrate-binding protein, translating into MNKFLLASLGLAAVACVAMGDDKVYKLKLASSWESTMPVLGDVPKELKDKVEKMSNGRLELRIDYPSKHKSPFAMLDFAKSGQYDITYTSSYYYKGKDAKTIFFTATPFMMNTDEQTAWYEFGGGKELEAKVYDPYNIKIFRAGNTGMQMGGWFKKEIKSLDDIKGLKIRIPGFGGEIYAKLGANINTIPTGELYMALEMGTIDSVEWVSPAYDMALGFHKVAKYYYTGWQEPNGETQFFFNKKSYEKLPDDLKAIFEAAAAEVARDANTKVFYSNVEYWDKMKSEYPDIQVKSFPPEVIAALKKATNELLDEESAKDPLFKEIVESQRAFLKKAREWTKISDYAYIKTNE
- the dnaJ gene encoding molecular chaperone DnaJ, with product MEFDYYEILEISRNASGDEIKKAFRKLALKYHPDRNAGDKEAEQKFKQINEAYQVLSDEQKRSIYDRYGKEGLEGRFGSGGGFSADFDLSDIFDSFFGGGFGGGSRQRKRRSEKYSADLEIPINLEFNEAVFGCEKEIKFDQKVPCPTCNATGSKDGKNKTCQHCGGSGRITRGNGFMNIVQECPYCHGSGEVISEPCPDCNTKAYKTQQQTVKITIPEGVDSGMRMRVAGKGNIGTNGVQGDLYVSINVKEDKHFIRHNDDVYLEIPVFFTQAILGESIKIPTLRGETELKLPVGAKDKQQFIFENEGIKSVNSRKKGRLVAQISIQTPEKLSDEQKELLNKLQSSFGIESGKSNTDESVFDKIKSWFKGDEPKGKKKK